The Sebastes umbrosus isolate fSebUmb1 chromosome 19, fSebUmb1.pri, whole genome shotgun sequence genome has a segment encoding these proteins:
- the st8sia5 gene encoding alpha-2,8-sialyltransferase 8E isoform X1, protein MLRRRMGYADPSSGKDILGNRSLCFIFICAFGLVTLLQQILYGKNYIKSAQQFSRLKGDETGNWTGPVNFSDDGSLKPARNGRKRCFRQNFQPDSQISVIVTPCLADIKKKKKRYLENYDGSYEFNSTACRELRQEIIDVKVLTMVKTSELFERWRNLQVCRWSQNKEESSNFKMSLARCCNAPSFLFTTKRNTPAGTKLRYEVDTSGILPITTEVFKMFPDDMPYSKSQYKRCAVIGNGGIIKNTKCGKEIDSADFVFRCNIPPINEKYSADVGTKTDLVTINPSIITERFQKLEKWRRPFYDVLQNYENSSVVLPAFYNTRNTDVSFRVKYMLDDFDSQRGVYFFHPQYLLNVQRFWAVQGVRAKRVSSGLMLVTAAMEMCEEVHLYGFWAFPMNPSGIFITHHYYDNVKPRPGFHAMPHEIFNFMHMHTRGIINVHTASCT, encoded by the exons ATGCTGCGCCGCAGAATGGGATATGCCGACCCGTCGTCGGGCAAAGACATCCTCGGCAATAGATCCCtttgttttatattcatttGCGCATTTGGACTCGTCACACTATTGCAACAGATTCTCTATGGAAAAAACTACATTAAGAG TGCGCAACAGTTTAGCCGACTCAAAGGGGACGAGACAGGAAATTGGACCGGTCCCGTTAATTTCTCGGATGATGGATCTCTGAAGCCGGCCAGAAATGGAAGGAAAAG ATGTTTCCGTCAGAATTTTCAGCCAGATTCACAGATCTCCGTAATAGTCACACCCTGCCTAGCCGatattaagaagaaaaaaaaaag GTATCTGGAAAACTACGATGGCTCATATGAATTCAACTCCACTGCATGCAGGGAGCTCAGACAGGAGATTATTGACGTCAAAGTCTTGACAAT GGTGAAAACCTCAGAGCTGTTTGAGAGATGGCGGAACCTGCAGGTGTGTAGGTGGTCGCAGAACAAGGAGGAGAGCAGCAACTTCAA GATGTCTCTTGCTCGCTGCTGTAATGCTCCGTCCTTTCTGTTCACCACCAAGAGGAACACTCCTGCAGGGACCAAGCTGAGGTACGAGGTGGACACCAGTGGTATTCTTCCCATCACCACTGAAGTCTTCAAGATGTTCCCTGAT GATATGCCGTACTCCAAATCACAGTACAAGAGATGTGCTGTTATTGGAAACGGTGGCATCATCAAGAACACCAAATGTGGGAAGGAAATAGACTCGGCAGATTTTGTGTTTAG GTGCAACATCCCACCCATCAATGAGAAGTACTCAGCTGATGTTGGCACTAAAACAGATCTGGTGACAATAAATCCGAGCATTATTACAGAGAG ATTTCAGAAGCTGGAGAAATGGCGGCGACCGTTTTACGACGTCCTCCAGAACTACGAGAATTCCTCGGTGGTGCTTCCCGCCTTCTACAACACCCGCAACACTGACGTATCGTTCAGAGTCAAGTACATGCTGGATGACTTTGACTCCCAGAGAGGTGTGTACTTCTTCCACCCGCAGTACCTGCTCAACGTGCAGCGTTTCTGGGCGGTACAAGGCGTCCGGGCCAAACGGGTCAGCAGCGGCCTGATGCTCGTGACCGCCGCCATGGAGATGTGCGAGGAGGTCCACCTCTACGGTTTTTGGGCGTTTCCCATGAACCCCTCTGGCATCTTCATCACCCACCATTACTATGACAACGTCAAGCCACGACCGGGCTTCCACGCGATGCCCCATGAAATTTTCAACTTCATGCACATGCATACTCGCGGAATCATCAACGTACACACGGCGTCGTGCACGTGA
- the st8sia5 gene encoding alpha-2,8-sialyltransferase 8E isoform X2 gives MLRRRMGYADPSSGKDILGNRSLCFIFICAFGLVTLLQQILYGKNYIKSAQQFSRLKGDETGNWTGPVNFSDDGSLKPARNGRKRYLENYDGSYEFNSTACRELRQEIIDVKVLTMVKTSELFERWRNLQVCRWSQNKEESSNFKMSLARCCNAPSFLFTTKRNTPAGTKLRYEVDTSGILPITTEVFKMFPDDMPYSKSQYKRCAVIGNGGIIKNTKCGKEIDSADFVFRCNIPPINEKYSADVGTKTDLVTINPSIITERFQKLEKWRRPFYDVLQNYENSSVVLPAFYNTRNTDVSFRVKYMLDDFDSQRGVYFFHPQYLLNVQRFWAVQGVRAKRVSSGLMLVTAAMEMCEEVHLYGFWAFPMNPSGIFITHHYYDNVKPRPGFHAMPHEIFNFMHMHTRGIINVHTASCT, from the exons ATGCTGCGCCGCAGAATGGGATATGCCGACCCGTCGTCGGGCAAAGACATCCTCGGCAATAGATCCCtttgttttatattcatttGCGCATTTGGACTCGTCACACTATTGCAACAGATTCTCTATGGAAAAAACTACATTAAGAG TGCGCAACAGTTTAGCCGACTCAAAGGGGACGAGACAGGAAATTGGACCGGTCCCGTTAATTTCTCGGATGATGGATCTCTGAAGCCGGCCAGAAATGGAAGGAAAAG GTATCTGGAAAACTACGATGGCTCATATGAATTCAACTCCACTGCATGCAGGGAGCTCAGACAGGAGATTATTGACGTCAAAGTCTTGACAAT GGTGAAAACCTCAGAGCTGTTTGAGAGATGGCGGAACCTGCAGGTGTGTAGGTGGTCGCAGAACAAGGAGGAGAGCAGCAACTTCAA GATGTCTCTTGCTCGCTGCTGTAATGCTCCGTCCTTTCTGTTCACCACCAAGAGGAACACTCCTGCAGGGACCAAGCTGAGGTACGAGGTGGACACCAGTGGTATTCTTCCCATCACCACTGAAGTCTTCAAGATGTTCCCTGAT GATATGCCGTACTCCAAATCACAGTACAAGAGATGTGCTGTTATTGGAAACGGTGGCATCATCAAGAACACCAAATGTGGGAAGGAAATAGACTCGGCAGATTTTGTGTTTAG GTGCAACATCCCACCCATCAATGAGAAGTACTCAGCTGATGTTGGCACTAAAACAGATCTGGTGACAATAAATCCGAGCATTATTACAGAGAG ATTTCAGAAGCTGGAGAAATGGCGGCGACCGTTTTACGACGTCCTCCAGAACTACGAGAATTCCTCGGTGGTGCTTCCCGCCTTCTACAACACCCGCAACACTGACGTATCGTTCAGAGTCAAGTACATGCTGGATGACTTTGACTCCCAGAGAGGTGTGTACTTCTTCCACCCGCAGTACCTGCTCAACGTGCAGCGTTTCTGGGCGGTACAAGGCGTCCGGGCCAAACGGGTCAGCAGCGGCCTGATGCTCGTGACCGCCGCCATGGAGATGTGCGAGGAGGTCCACCTCTACGGTTTTTGGGCGTTTCCCATGAACCCCTCTGGCATCTTCATCACCCACCATTACTATGACAACGTCAAGCCACGACCGGGCTTCCACGCGATGCCCCATGAAATTTTCAACTTCATGCACATGCATACTCGCGGAATCATCAACGTACACACGGCGTCGTGCACGTGA
- the st8sia5 gene encoding alpha-2,8-sialyltransferase 8E isoform X3 has translation MLRRRMGYADPSSGKDILGNRSLCFIFICAFGLVTLLQQILYGKNYIKRYLENYDGSYEFNSTACRELRQEIIDVKVLTMVKTSELFERWRNLQVCRWSQNKEESSNFKMSLARCCNAPSFLFTTKRNTPAGTKLRYEVDTSGILPITTEVFKMFPDDMPYSKSQYKRCAVIGNGGIIKNTKCGKEIDSADFVFRCNIPPINEKYSADVGTKTDLVTINPSIITERFQKLEKWRRPFYDVLQNYENSSVVLPAFYNTRNTDVSFRVKYMLDDFDSQRGVYFFHPQYLLNVQRFWAVQGVRAKRVSSGLMLVTAAMEMCEEVHLYGFWAFPMNPSGIFITHHYYDNVKPRPGFHAMPHEIFNFMHMHTRGIINVHTASCT, from the exons ATGCTGCGCCGCAGAATGGGATATGCCGACCCGTCGTCGGGCAAAGACATCCTCGGCAATAGATCCCtttgttttatattcatttGCGCATTTGGACTCGTCACACTATTGCAACAGATTCTCTATGGAAAAAACTACATTAAGAG GTATCTGGAAAACTACGATGGCTCATATGAATTCAACTCCACTGCATGCAGGGAGCTCAGACAGGAGATTATTGACGTCAAAGTCTTGACAAT GGTGAAAACCTCAGAGCTGTTTGAGAGATGGCGGAACCTGCAGGTGTGTAGGTGGTCGCAGAACAAGGAGGAGAGCAGCAACTTCAA GATGTCTCTTGCTCGCTGCTGTAATGCTCCGTCCTTTCTGTTCACCACCAAGAGGAACACTCCTGCAGGGACCAAGCTGAGGTACGAGGTGGACACCAGTGGTATTCTTCCCATCACCACTGAAGTCTTCAAGATGTTCCCTGAT GATATGCCGTACTCCAAATCACAGTACAAGAGATGTGCTGTTATTGGAAACGGTGGCATCATCAAGAACACCAAATGTGGGAAGGAAATAGACTCGGCAGATTTTGTGTTTAG GTGCAACATCCCACCCATCAATGAGAAGTACTCAGCTGATGTTGGCACTAAAACAGATCTGGTGACAATAAATCCGAGCATTATTACAGAGAG ATTTCAGAAGCTGGAGAAATGGCGGCGACCGTTTTACGACGTCCTCCAGAACTACGAGAATTCCTCGGTGGTGCTTCCCGCCTTCTACAACACCCGCAACACTGACGTATCGTTCAGAGTCAAGTACATGCTGGATGACTTTGACTCCCAGAGAGGTGTGTACTTCTTCCACCCGCAGTACCTGCTCAACGTGCAGCGTTTCTGGGCGGTACAAGGCGTCCGGGCCAAACGGGTCAGCAGCGGCCTGATGCTCGTGACCGCCGCCATGGAGATGTGCGAGGAGGTCCACCTCTACGGTTTTTGGGCGTTTCCCATGAACCCCTCTGGCATCTTCATCACCCACCATTACTATGACAACGTCAAGCCACGACCGGGCTTCCACGCGATGCCCCATGAAATTTTCAACTTCATGCACATGCATACTCGCGGAATCATCAACGTACACACGGCGTCGTGCACGTGA